The following proteins are encoded in a genomic region of Chloracidobacterium sp.:
- a CDS encoding HAD family phosphatase: MIKLLALDLDGTTLNSAGVVSDRNKQAIKAAEREGILVTIATGRRFRDARPVGIELELNAPLVTHNGALLKYAQTGEIVAGSLLTHETALEVVEKGKFYGGDALVSVDPNGAGTLLYDRVSRDNTPLKEYLRWAEGFHGAEIGREGVVHVGLLEDALAEHDVIHISFSGTCSNMEQLRHLLGRELGASVTLLATIYPRLNFTLLDILPEAASKGHGVAELAKRVGISADEVMCIGDNYNDIEMLEFAGIGVVMGNAASDLLRRPEFYTTLSNDDNGVASAINRFIFNKEMS, encoded by the coding sequence ATGATCAAATTGCTCGCTCTCGACCTCGACGGTACTACATTGAATTCGGCGGGCGTCGTATCCGACCGTAATAAACAAGCTATCAAAGCGGCAGAGCGCGAGGGCATCCTCGTAACGATAGCAACAGGCCGAAGGTTCCGTGACGCACGCCCGGTCGGTATCGAGCTTGAACTTAATGCCCCGCTGGTAACGCATAACGGCGCTCTGCTTAAATATGCACAGACAGGCGAGATCGTTGCCGGCAGCCTTCTTACTCACGAAACGGCGCTTGAGGTCGTGGAGAAAGGGAAATTCTACGGAGGAGATGCGCTTGTGAGCGTTGATCCGAATGGAGCCGGCACCTTACTCTACGATCGCGTTTCACGAGATAACACACCGTTAAAAGAATACCTGCGGTGGGCAGAGGGCTTCCATGGCGCTGAGATCGGCCGCGAAGGTGTCGTTCATGTAGGTCTGCTCGAAGATGCATTGGCAGAGCATGATGTTATCCACATTTCATTCTCCGGAACCTGCTCCAACATGGAGCAGCTTAGGCACCTGCTCGGTCGCGAACTCGGTGCATCCGTCACGCTGCTTGCGACGATCTATCCGCGCTTGAACTTTACCTTACTCGATATTTTGCCCGAGGCTGCGTCAAAGGGGCACGGCGTTGCAGAGTTGGCAAAGCGGGTCGGCATCAGCGCCGACGAGGTGATGTGTATCGGCGACAACTACAATGATATTGAAATGCTTGAATTCGCGGGCATCGGCGTCGTGATGGGAAACGCGGCGAGCGATTTGCTCCGTCGCCCGGAATTTTATACAACATT
- the mltG gene encoding endolytic transglycosylase MltG, with protein sequence MKKILLIVFALMALLVASAGAAAYWVASSVNMQTEHSHAAEYIKIDKGSTPRQIINQLSAAGIIADPTAASIYLRFAGDSSKLQAGEFQFPSPISAAQVFKLLEKGQEQTIKLTIPEGFTRFDIAKRMLEKLPHDNSLNESALIDLMNDTSMIKDIAPTASNLEGYLYPTTYNVPRDAKPQEVVKMMVEQFRKFWKPEWAARAASMNRTPHQIVTIASLIETETGVESERPIVAGVINNRLVRNIPLGIDQTNVYIAKMLGRWDGVINKSDLEVDSPYNTRIKVGLPPGPISSVTESSIKAALNPDVNNYLFYVRNVDLNDGSHWFYSSAADFEKGKVKYQLWLERQRKEMRANQANTQ encoded by the coding sequence ATGAAGAAGATCCTGCTAATCGTCTTTGCTCTCATGGCCTTGCTTGTTGCGTCGGCCGGCGCGGCCGCATACTGGGTCGCCTCGTCTGTTAACATGCAGACCGAACACTCGCACGCGGCTGAATACATAAAGATCGACAAGGGCTCAACCCCTCGGCAGATCATTAACCAACTTTCCGCTGCGGGGATCATTGCCGATCCGACCGCCGCTTCGATCTATTTGCGATTCGCAGGCGACAGCAGCAAACTGCAAGCCGGTGAATTTCAATTCCCGTCACCCATCTCCGCCGCGCAGGTGTTCAAATTACTAGAAAAAGGTCAGGAGCAGACAATAAAACTAACGATCCCCGAAGGCTTTACGCGGTTTGACATCGCAAAGCGTATGCTCGAAAAGTTGCCGCACGATAATTCGTTGAACGAATCAGCTCTCATTGACCTGATGAACGACACGAGCATGATCAAGGATATCGCTCCGACCGCGAGCAACCTAGAAGGCTATTTGTATCCGACAACGTACAACGTGCCCCGCGATGCAAAGCCTCAGGAAGTGGTAAAAATGATGGTCGAGCAATTTCGCAAGTTTTGGAAGCCCGAATGGGCGGCCCGTGCAGCTTCAATGAACCGCACGCCGCATCAGATCGTTACCATTGCTTCGCTCATTGAGACCGAAACCGGCGTAGAAAGCGAACGTCCGATCGTCGCCGGCGTTATAAACAACCGACTCGTCCGTAATATCCCGCTCGGAATTGATCAGACCAATGTCTATATCGCAAAAATGCTCGGGCGGTGGGATGGAGTAATAAACAAAAGCGATCTCGAGGTCGATTCTCCGTATAATACGCGTATCAAGGTCGGGCTGCCGCCGGGCCCGATATCGTCCGTAACCGAAAGCTCTATCAAAGCCGCCTTGAACCCTGATGTGAATAACTACTTGTTCTACGTTAGGAATGTTGACCTAAACGACGGCAGTCATTGGTTTTACAGCTCAGCCGCGGACTTTGAAAAAGGTAAGGTAAAGTATCAACTGTGGCTGGAGCGGCAACGAAAGGAGATGCGCGCCAACCAGGCCAACACTCAATGA
- a CDS encoding glutathione peroxidase: protein MKRSVIVLALAAAVILVGVFAASIIKNDVAAAGGSVLDFSMRDIDGKTVKMDRYKGNVLLIVNVASKCGYTPQYEALQSIFKKYEGQGFYVLGFPANNFGGQEPGSNAEIKEFCESKYMVTFPMFAKISVKGDDIDPFYKFLTSAETNPKFAGDITWNFNKFLVDREGRVVARFDSKDKPDGDAVVTAIEKYLKEK, encoded by the coding sequence ATGAAAAGATCTGTTATTGTTTTGGCCTTGGCTGCGGCCGTGATACTTGTTGGCGTGTTCGCAGCTTCGATTATTAAGAATGATGTTGCTGCTGCGGGCGGATCCGTTCTCGATTTTTCTATGCGGGACATCGACGGAAAAACGGTAAAGATGGATCGTTACAAGGGGAATGTACTGCTCATTGTAAACGTTGCAAGCAAATGCGGTTACACGCCGCAATACGAGGCTCTCCAGTCGATCTTCAAGAAGTATGAGGGGCAGGGATTCTATGTCCTAGGATTCCCCGCAAATAATTTCGGCGGACAGGAACCGGGCAGCAACGCTGAGATCAAGGAATTCTGCGAATCAAAGTACATGGTCACCTTCCCGATGTTCGCCAAAATATCGGTTAAGGGCGACGATATCGATCCATTCTATAAATTTCTTACAAGTGCCGAGACAAACCCAAAATTTGCCGGTGATATAACTTGGAACTTCAATAAATTCCTTGTCGATCGTGAAGGCCGCGTTGTCGCACGTTTTGATTCAAAGGACAAACCGGACGGCGATGCAGTCGTCACCGCAATAGAAAAATATCTCAAAGAGAAATAG
- a CDS encoding SPFH/Band 7/PHB domain protein yields MFGVGVTLFIFLGIALLVVAWKTIKIVPQSSVLLIERLGKFHRVAASGLNIIVPFFEAPRAVYWTNVRPGTTFIDLREQFIDLPPQSVITRDNVMVNVDSVVYWQVTDPIKGTYEVNDLVGSIVQLTFTGMRSVIGKLDLDHTLSSRDQINNELRMILDEATDKWGVKVTRVDIKNITPPEDVRITMEKQMTAERNRRALVLQAEGDKQAAIARAEGEKQAAVTRAEGEKQSAILSAEGAAQARLTSASAEAAAIQQIAGSIGDRGQTAQYLITMRYVDSLRDMARTQNSKVIFMPTETSGVLSSVGAFKEIFSETGERTDDRPSSPRNPRELGK; encoded by the coding sequence ATCTTCGGCGTCGGTGTTACTTTGTTCATCTTCTTGGGCATCGCCCTTTTGGTCGTAGCATGGAAGACGATAAAGATCGTTCCGCAGTCCAGCGTTCTTTTGATCGAACGCCTTGGTAAATTCCATCGCGTCGCCGCAAGCGGACTCAACATTATTGTGCCCTTTTTTGAAGCTCCGCGTGCCGTCTATTGGACGAATGTGCGGCCGGGCACGACATTTATCGACCTGCGTGAGCAATTCATCGACCTGCCGCCGCAAAGCGTAATCACGCGCGATAACGTTATGGTCAATGTGGACAGCGTTGTTTATTGGCAGGTAACGGATCCGATCAAAGGCACGTACGAGGTCAACGACCTTGTAGGCTCGATCGTCCAGCTCACATTCACGGGTATGCGCAGCGTGATCGGCAAGCTCGATCTTGATCACACCCTTTCGTCACGCGATCAGATAAATAATGAACTGAGGATGATCCTCGACGAAGCGACGGACAAATGGGGCGTCAAAGTAACCCGTGTCGATATCAAGAACATCACGCCGCCGGAGGATGTCCGCATCACAATGGAAAAACAAATGACTGCCGAGCGAAACCGCCGCGCTCTCGTCCTGCAGGCCGAGGGTGATAAGCAGGCTGCCATCGCCAGAGCTGAAGGTGAGAAGCAGGCCGCCGTCACACGTGCTGAGGGAGAAAAACAATCGGCGATCCTCAGTGCTGAAGGTGCGGCACAAGCACGTTTGACATCGGCATCGGCAGAAGCGGCGGCTATCCAGCAGATAGCCGGATCTATCGGCGATCGCGGCCAGACCGCACAATATCTGATCACAATGCGGTATGTCGATTCGCTCCGTGATATGGCTCGCACGCAAAATTCCAAAGTCATATTCATGCCGACGGAAACCAGCGGAGTCCTTTCAAGCGTCGGAGCTTTCAAAGAGATCTTTTCTGAGACCGGCGAGCGTACGGACGATCGACCGTCGTCACCGCGCAATCCGCGTGAACTTGGTAAATAA
- a CDS encoding threonine ammonia-lyase, which yields MIGIESIKQARETLNGIATATPMLQDRKLSERFGKVYLKAECLQRSGSFKVRGAFNKISRLTGDERKRGVIAASAGNHAQGVALAATLNGIASTIVLPEFAPLTKVVATRGFGASVILKGSTFDEAVAYSRELQAEHGYTYVHAFDDWDVIAGQGTIGIEIVQDLPDVDVIVVPIGGGGIISGIATAAKALRPNVRMIGVQAANVAPVKPSLAAGKPVEVGYSPTIADGIAVKRPGELTLPIISKLVDDVVEVTEEEIALGVFHCVQNDHLVVEGAGAAGLAAVLAGKVNISKDDAVCAVLCGGNIDGNLLARIIEQVLVRQGRYVIFKLLVLDRPGTLAEMLNHVAETGANVIEVFHQRAIWLAPLGRVGIEVILEVRDEEHTLEVQRHLEECGYHVERHRKDAWAE from the coding sequence ATGATAGGAATCGAATCGATAAAGCAGGCTCGTGAAACGCTGAACGGAATCGCAACCGCTACACCGATGCTGCAGGACAGAAAACTGTCCGAGCGGTTCGGCAAGGTCTATCTGAAGGCGGAATGCCTTCAACGAAGCGGTTCGTTCAAGGTTCGCGGAGCGTTCAACAAGATATCAAGACTTACCGGCGACGAGCGCAAACGCGGCGTTATCGCTGCATCTGCGGGCAATCATGCTCAAGGCGTGGCTCTCGCAGCCACGTTGAACGGCATTGCATCGACCATTGTCTTGCCCGAGTTCGCCCCGCTTACAAAGGTCGTCGCGACACGCGGCTTTGGGGCATCGGTGATACTCAAAGGCAGCACTTTTGATGAGGCGGTCGCATACTCGCGTGAGCTGCAGGCCGAGCACGGCTACACATACGTTCACGCATTTGACGACTGGGACGTTATTGCGGGGCAAGGTACTATCGGTATCGAGATCGTGCAGGATCTGCCGGATGTCGATGTGATAGTAGTGCCGATCGGCGGCGGCGGGATCATTTCGGGCATCGCGACCGCTGCCAAGGCATTGCGTCCGAATGTTCGGATGATCGGCGTTCAGGCTGCGAACGTTGCTCCCGTCAAGCCATCGTTAGCGGCGGGAAAGCCCGTCGAGGTGGGATATTCGCCGACGATCGCGGATGGTATCGCGGTTAAACGTCCGGGCGAATTGACCCTACCGATCATCAGCAAGCTCGTTGATGACGTCGTAGAAGTTACCGAAGAAGAGATCGCCCTTGGAGTTTTTCATTGTGTGCAGAACGACCACTTGGTCGTCGAAGGTGCCGGAGCCGCGGGCCTGGCGGCGGTTTTGGCGGGTAAGGTCAACATATCGAAGGACGATGCGGTTTGCGCCGTGCTCTGCGGCGGCAATATTGACGGAAATCTCCTTGCTCGTATCATTGAGCAGGTTCTGGTGCGACAGGGCAGATATGTGATCTTCAAGCTATTGGTGCTTGATCGGCCAGGAACGCTCGCTGAAATGCTCAATCACGTTGCCGAGACCGGAGCCAACGTGATCGAGGTCTTCCACCAGAGGGCGATCTGGCTGGCACCGCTCGGGCGCGTCGGCATTGAAGTGATCCTCGAGGTCCGCGATGAAGAACATACACTGGAAGTGCAGCGGCATCTCGAAGAATGCGGATATCATGTCGAACGGCACAGGAAAGATGCTTGGGCCGAATGA
- a CDS encoding transglycosylase SLT domain-containing protein, with amino-acid sequence MTRISLLIFITIITFSGLLFAQASDASLKAVIEKDRSSRTADGRLMTLSAAEHLARGTVYFDNRSFPAAREHFQKIVDNYRNDPAISSALFMIGRSFYWERNYKSCIPILSRVANEFPGTKDGREGLYFQASCNVRLGKNAEAAPLFERYVTMYPTGERIDGAYLNAIDTLRESGRYDTANEWVERTRTKFKGQPTETNALHARLRMQIYRSMWADAVATAALMEGQAKFPGSITTLDEVRYLRALALEKQGLKADAISIYAALADKQASYFGYLAGDRISKDRSRIKPTARVRASDYPVMFREEVLQYARKKKLDPRFLLAVMKQESTFRPGVKSPSAARGLLQLVMDTALKYSKKAGYGTIQPDDLYDPRINIAIGAEYIADLKAEFGGMYEAIAASYNGGEDNAARWLARSRPKDPAIFTSEVGFPETKNYVQRVMTNYFNYQRLYDENLSAKR; translated from the coding sequence ATGACAAGAATTTCATTGCTGATTTTTATTACGATCATCACATTCTCCGGCCTGTTGTTTGCTCAAGCATCGGATGCCTCGCTAAAAGCGGTGATCGAGAAAGATCGATCAAGCCGTACCGCGGACGGTAGGCTCATGACGCTTTCTGCCGCAGAGCATCTAGCCCGCGGCACTGTGTATTTTGATAATCGTTCTTTTCCTGCTGCCCGCGAACACTTTCAGAAGATCGTAGATAATTATCGGAATGATCCTGCGATAAGTTCTGCACTGTTCATGATCGGCCGCTCATTTTATTGGGAACGCAATTACAAGAGCTGCATTCCGATCTTAAGCCGTGTAGCTAATGAATTTCCCGGAACAAAGGACGGCCGCGAGGGTTTGTATTTTCAAGCAAGCTGCAATGTCAGGCTCGGTAAAAATGCGGAGGCGGCACCTTTGTTCGAACGATATGTGACGATGTATCCGACCGGTGAGCGTATCGACGGAGCATATCTGAATGCGATCGACACATTGCGCGAAAGCGGACGGTACGACACTGCTAACGAGTGGGTCGAGCGCACACGCACAAAGTTCAAGGGACAACCTACGGAAACTAATGCGTTGCACGCCCGGCTTCGGATGCAAATATACCGTTCAATGTGGGCCGACGCCGTTGCCACCGCCGCTCTGATGGAAGGACAGGCAAAGTTCCCCGGATCGATCACTACTCTCGATGAAGTGCGTTATCTGAGGGCCTTGGCCCTTGAAAAGCAGGGTTTGAAAGCGGACGCCATATCGATATACGCCGCGCTTGCAGACAAGCAGGCATCGTATTTCGGGTATCTTGCGGGCGATCGAATTTCCAAAGACCGCTCCCGAATAAAGCCGACGGCGCGGGTTCGTGCTTCTGACTATCCGGTGATGTTCCGTGAGGAAGTTCTGCAATACGCGAGGAAAAAGAAACTCGACCCGCGGTTTCTTCTTGCCGTTATGAAGCAGGAGAGTACCTTTCGCCCCGGTGTTAAGTCGCCCTCGGCCGCCCGCGGGCTGCTGCAGCTGGTCATGGACACAGCCTTAAAGTACAGCAAAAAAGCTGGTTACGGCACAATACAGCCCGACGATCTTTACGATCCGCGCATCAATATTGCGATCGGAGCTGAATACATCGCAGACCTTAAGGCGGAGTTCGGCGGAATGTACGAGGCGATAGCGGCAAGCTATAACGGCGGCGAGGACAATGCAGCTCGGTGGCTCGCACGTTCACGGCCAAAGGATCCGGCGATCTTTACATCCGAGGTCGGATTTCCCGAAACCAAGAACTATGTACAGCGAGTTATGACGAATTATTTCAATTATCAGCGTCTATATGATGAAAATCTATCGGCGAAGCGATAA
- a CDS encoding sugar phosphate isomerase/epimerase, with protein sequence MTADLETDIRAAAAAGFELVELRSNKLYTYLESHNVEDLKDLLAETGVSVLSINTLEHITWRSEADQAAIKEECAKLSEIAAAIGCPYVLAVPGALRQGPKAEDETISESVRVLNELADIAESYGVKIGFEFLGEANNSVQTLDLSSRIVSLVGRDSVGNVMDTFHFYAGDSSFEAIDALDAKKLFILHINDAEDLPKGQLNDSKRLYPGLGILPLSKIREHLDGIGYDGPASIEIFRPEYWDDDPYEVSKRAKDSAERAFGLGKYAAGGTW encoded by the coding sequence ATGACAGCGGACCTCGAAACCGATATTCGAGCGGCTGCGGCTGCGGGTTTTGAGCTTGTTGAGCTTCGCTCGAATAAGCTTTATACCTACCTTGAGTCGCACAATGTGGAAGACCTGAAGGATCTGCTTGCTGAAACCGGCGTTAGCGTTCTGTCAATTAACACGCTCGAACACATAACTTGGCGTTCTGAGGCGGATCAAGCCGCGATCAAGGAAGAATGTGCAAAATTATCTGAGATCGCAGCGGCGATCGGCTGCCCATACGTTCTTGCGGTCCCCGGTGCTTTACGACAGGGGCCGAAGGCCGAAGATGAGACCATTAGCGAATCAGTGCGGGTTCTTAACGAACTTGCGGATATTGCTGAGTCGTATGGCGTTAAGATCGGTTTTGAATTCCTCGGCGAGGCAAATAATTCGGTACAAACCCTCGATCTTAGCAGCCGCATCGTTTCGCTTGTCGGGCGTGACAGCGTCGGTAATGTTATGGATACATTTCATTTCTATGCCGGAGACTCTTCATTCGAGGCGATTGACGCGCTTGACGCCAAGAAGCTGTTCATCCTGCACATTAACGATGCGGAAGACCTTCCCAAGGGCCAGCTGAACGATTCTAAACGGCTCTATCCGGGTCTGGGTATTCTTCCTTTGTCGAAGATCAGGGAGCATCTTGACGGGATCGGCTACGACGGCCCCGCAAGTATCGAGATCTTTCGACCGGAGTATTGGGACGATGATCCGTATGAGGTGTCAAAGCGGGCAAAGGATTCCGCGGAAAGGGCATTCGGCCTCGGAAAATACGCGGCAGGCGGAACTTGGTAA
- a CDS encoding Gfo/Idh/MocA family oxidoreductase codes for MSKLRIGIIGTGYIGNVHGRIHSKDERVEIAALYDIVPERANATARTIGGRVCSSRAELLEHCDALLICTPNKTHTEIALDAIAADKHIFCEKPFSIGIEDAARLESAAGAHSKVFQVGHNRRFAPVYQTLKTLLADDAAHSAHIKMNRGELKMPVWTGDTNVTGGFLYETTIHLFDMIRFQFGEVAELTAYGSQHEYPELDEFSIIFKFKNGFHCTFASSSDASWYFPFERIETFCHHRTIVTEEMERLMDSRGTDANFETRSFHMIEKEERWGYVQEDRAFVDSIIDGAPPPVTSLDGLRSVELVESVYAAIRSGERIRF; via the coding sequence ATGAGTAAATTACGCATCGGCATTATCGGTACGGGTTATATCGGCAACGTGCATGGCCGCATCCATTCGAAGGATGAGCGCGTCGAGATCGCGGCTCTATACGACATCGTGCCCGAGCGCGCTAATGCAACGGCACGCACGATCGGCGGAAGGGTTTGTTCATCTCGGGCGGAATTGCTTGAGCATTGCGACGCACTGCTCATCTGCACGCCGAACAAAACGCATACTGAGATCGCACTTGATGCGATCGCGGCGGACAAGCATATTTTTTGTGAGAAGCCGTTCTCGATCGGAATTGAGGATGCAGCGCGGCTCGAATCTGCGGCCGGGGCACATTCAAAGGTCTTTCAGGTCGGACACAATCGCCGTTTTGCGCCGGTTTATCAGACATTGAAGACCCTGCTTGCAGATGACGCAGCCCACTCGGCTCATATAAAGATGAACCGAGGCGAACTGAAAATGCCGGTTTGGACGGGCGATACAAATGTTACGGGCGGCTTTCTGTACGAGACAACGATACACCTTTTCGATATGATCCGCTTTCAGTTCGGCGAGGTCGCCGAGCTGACCGCATACGGTTCACAGCACGAGTATCCCGAGCTTGATGAGTTCTCGATCATTTTTAAGTTCAAGAACGGCTTTCATTGCACATTCGCTTCGTCATCGGACGCGAGCTGGTATTTCCCCTTCGAGCGCATTGAGACCTTCTGCCATCACCGCACCATCGTTACCGAGGAAATGGAGCGGCTGATGGATTCGCGCGGGACGGACGCGAATTTTGAGACCCGCAGCTTTCATATGATCGAGAAGGAGGAGCGTTGGGGTTACGTTCAGGAAGATAGGGCATTCGTCGATTCGATAATTGACGGAGCGCCGCCGCCGGTTACTTCGTTAGATGGTTTGCGCAGTGTCGAACTGGTCGAATCGGTATATGCTGCGATACGCAGCGGCGAGCGGATACGCTTCTAA
- a CDS encoding zinc ribbon domain-containing protein, producing MLVKCLNCGNGNTPGANFCRFCGTKFNYAPKPAHVPHLRPQFEEQPPRPYSWKTDEFTVKSGSSTTPDFRGGTIPGTEYLQHNSPGTMTYDYRCPRCMSPFLPILQRKISTAGWVTFAILAFVFLPLCWIGLLFKEDVRVCPACGGRTG from the coding sequence ATGCTTGTAAAGTGTCTGAATTGCGGTAACGGGAACACACCCGGAGCGAACTTCTGCCGGTTCTGCGGCACGAAGTTCAACTACGCTCCAAAGCCGGCACACGTTCCGCATCTAAGGCCGCAGTTCGAAGAGCAGCCTCCGCGTCCCTATTCATGGAAAACCGATGAATTTACCGTCAAGAGCGGCAGCTCGACAACACCTGACTTTCGGGGCGGAACAATACCGGGCACTGAGTATTTGCAGCACAATTCACCGGGAACGATGACTTATGATTATCGATGCCCACGCTGTATGTCGCCTTTTCTGCCGATCCTGCAAAGAAAGATATCAACTGCCGGATGGGTTACTTTTGCGATACTCGCTTTCGTATTTCTGCCATTGTGTTGGATAGGGCTGCTGTTCAAAGAAGATGTGCGGGTATGTCCGGCATGCGGGGGACGCACAGGTTGA
- a CDS encoding cell division protein ZapA: MSEKALRVEIYNQVYSIRSDGDDGYIQELAKYVDTKMREISSGTQTVDSLKVAILAALHIADEYHRIYDERQKIDDDLGVRSGRCAEMLDSLLKHREMPAHEILTEQ, encoded by the coding sequence ATGTCTGAAAAAGCACTTCGCGTTGAGATTTACAATCAGGTTTACAGCATCCGCTCCGATGGTGATGACGGTTATATTCAGGAACTTGCAAAATACGTTGATACCAAGATGCGTGAGATATCGTCGGGCACCCAAACCGTCGATTCGCTAAAGGTCGCGATACTGGCGGCCCTCCATATCGCGGACGAATATCATCGCATCTATGACGAGCGGCAGAAGATCGATGACGACCTCGGTGTTCGAAGCGGGAGATGCGCAGAAATGCTCGACAGCCTTTTGAAACATCGCGAAATGCCGGCCCACGAAATATTGACGGAACAATAA